ACCTGCGAAGGTTGCTATTTTTTCCAGTGCTTTACAAGGGACCATAAGCGGAAGCTCGGTTGCTAACGTCGTTCAATCTGGAGCTTTTACTATTCCGATGATGAAAAAATTAGGATACGGAAAAGAATTCTCCGGGGCTGTAGAAGCTTCTGCTTCAACAGGCGGCCAGCTGATGCCTCCAATTATGGGCGCTGCTGCTTTCTTGATGGTTGAATTTATTGGCGGTGGGATCAGTTATTGGGACATTGCGAAAGCAGCAGCTATTCCTGCTGTTCTGTATTTTACAGGAATTTGGATCATGACACATTTTGAAGCAAAAAGGGTTGGGCTTAGAGGATTAAGAGATGACGAAATCCCTGGGAAGAAAGAAATCATTTCCAAACTTTATTTGCTTGTTCCCATTGTGGCTATCATGATCCTGATGTTATCTGGAATGAGTGTCATGAGATCTGCCATTTGGAGTATCGTGATTACGGTAGTTGTGAGTGCGATTAGAAAAGAAACACGAGTAGGATTTAAAGGTATTATAGCAGCCCTTGTAGACGGTGCCCGTTCTGCACTTGGCGTTGTAGCTGCAACAGCAGCAGCTGGTATTATTGTAGGTGTTGTAACCAAGACGGGTTTAGGGTTGAAACTTGCAAATGGTCTTTTGGATCTTGCTGGCGGAGCTTTAATCCCTACCTTGATCTTTACTATGATTGCCTCCCTGATTCTAGGAATGGGTTCACCAACAACTGCAAACTATGTTATCACTTCAACTATTGCAGCCCCGGCAATCATAATGCTTGGTGTACCGGATTTGTCAGCACATCTCTTTGTTTTCTATTTTGGAATCATCGCAGATATAACGCCACCTGTAGCCCTAGCTGCATTTGCCGCAGCCGGTGTATCAGGCGGTGAACCTTTAAAAACAGGTATCATGTCTTCAAAACTAGCGATTGCTGCGTTTATCATTCCTTACATTTTTGTTCTGTCACCACAAATGCTGATGATTGATACAACCTGGTATGAGTTGATTTGGGTAGTCTTTACTGCGTTATCAGGAATGATATTAATCGGAGCAGGTATCATAGGGCATTGGTTAAGGGGCTTGTTCTGGTATGAAAGAGTTATAGCCATTATCGGAGGATTGCTGCTGATATATCCAGAGAAAATTTCCGATATAATTGGTCTTGGTTCGTTTGTATTAATAATTGCATTGCAATTACTGATCAAAAGAAATAATACCCCTAAGCCAAGTACAGCGAGTTGATTTTTAAGAAGTCCTCATTCCGGGGGCTTCTTTTTTTAACTGGTCTTGAGGAATTGCCTTTTTTCTGGCATGACGGATAGGATGTTGTCAACTTTGAATAAACGTTCATCATTTCTAAGGAAACAGAATGCTTTAACATAATTGCCCCTTATCTCTTTGACAATAATTCTTCGCTGTGTAATCTGGTTATTGGCTGCAAAATAAATCATTTCAACCGGATGGCTTTCTTTTAGTGATTTTTCTAAAAGGAAATTCATATGGATCCACTCCTTATATTTTATAATTTTATTATACCCGAACATTCGTTCTTTATTCAATTATTTTAGAACATTCGTTCGTTGTTTTGGTAAATGGATAGTGGTATAATCTGGAATGGAGGTGTAATGATGGAAAGTGAGATGCTTAAGATTTTTAATCAACAGGGGAGCTGTTTGGGGACCGCTCCGAGATTTGAGGTTCATAAAGCTGGCCACTGGCATGAGACATTTCATTGCTGGTTTACAGAGAGGATAAACGGAGAGGACTTTCTTTATTTTCAAGTTCGGAGTTCCGCTAAGAAAGATTATTCCGGTTTGCTGGATATCACGGCCGCGGGGCATATACTGGCGCATGAAAATCCACTGGATGGCCTGAGGGAAGTGAAGGAGGAACTTGGCATCGACCTTGCCTTTGAGGAGCCATTAGGTACGATTAGAGATTCTCTAATCAGTCCGGAATTCATTGATCGAGAGATATGCCATGTTTTCCTGTACAAGGGACATCAGCCTTTTGAAAAATTCCAGCTGCAAAAGGAAGAGGTCTCTGGAATCATGGTCGCAAGTATGACTGATTTTGAAGATCTATGGTTTGACAAAGCGAGAGAAGTAATGCTTAAAGGTTTCCTGGTAAGTGAGGAAGGCGAAAAGAAACCAAAAGAGATGCTGGTCTCCAAAAAGGACTTCGTACCACATGAAGATGAATATATTAAAAGGATAATCCAGAAGATAAGAATGACATAATCCAGGTATTTTTTATGGGAAAATTATTGACATTATGCTGAATTCAGTATATATTAATAAATGTCCTCATCAGACAGGACAAACTTAAAAACGATTCCTTAGCTCAGCTGGGAGAGCGCTACCTTGACAGGGTAGAGGTCGCTGGTTCGAACCCAGTAGGAATCATACTTTTTGAAAAGCCCCCTCCCTTATATCATAAGGGAGGGGTTCCGTTTTCGGGTGCTTTCATATTAATAGACACAGGAATTGACGTATGAATTGGCATACGTCTTTTTCTTTATTTATCAAGGTTTCTACGGTTTGACATATCAATTGACATCATTATTATGAATGACAATAAGTATTGTACACTTAAAAAGAGGGGCAAAACTTCTGTCATTTGCAATGCCGTTTTAAGTACCAGTTTTATTGATCCTTATAAGCTAGTCGATAATAAGCTGCGGATTTCCGCCTCTAGGATCAAGAGGGCCCGCACTTATCGGTTGGGAGATCAGGTTAAGCGCCAGAGCTGATAAGTAGACGGAATAATTCCGCTTAATTAGTAATTAATATTAAAAAAGGCTGAAATAGACGGAGAGATTCCGCCTATTGACTCGAAAAATTCGAAAATGGGTGATTTTGCTGTGCATAAGCGGAAAACCTTCCCTTATTTAGCCCGAATTCAAGCTCCATTCTGAATTTAACCGGAAAATCTCCGCTTATTTTACTTTTGCTGGGCTTCGATAAAGGACAAGACATCTTTTTTAAAAGATTACGATGAAAGTGAGGTTTTATTTAAATAAGGTTTTGGTATGCCTAATAAAAGTACTCGCCAATTTTACTACGGCGAATTTTACTTTTTTATTTACCAATAATGTTGCCAATACAACTGTCATTTCGGCACATATTTTAAAAAAAGCACCTCAAAACGGAACGGTTTAATATCATAAGAGAGGGGGTTTTTTTTGTTTCTGTTTTGCTCCATTGGTCTTTCTTCTGTTTTTTACAAAAAGTGGCCATGGGTCGTCAAATGGGCGATCTATGTTTTATGCACTATAAAAAAATGTGTGGTCAAAAATGTTCAGTTAAGCTCATGCTTAACTGGGCTTTTTTACTTATTAACCACTGCTATTATATCTTTTTGGTACTCCCTGTTAATTTAGAGTGATAATTTCATATAACTTAGAAAAAAATAAGGATATGAAAGGAGGGATCACAAATGTCTGCGAAAAAGTGGATTACTGGATGTATCGTTTTTCTTGCAATGTTTATGGTTGTGGCAACTATAGGCGCAGAAGGCGGTTTTGCCGTGTCTGATGTTGTAACTAAACCAATGGAGAATGTTAAGGTGATTGAAGTAGAGTTGAATGATGATTACTTTAATCCGAAAGTTATCACGATTCCAAACGGAACAACTACAACATTGAAATTAATAAACAAAGGGAAGAAAGAGCACACCTTTACAGTGGAAAAGCTTGGGATTGACATCGAGCTCCAGCCCGGAAAAGAAAAAAACATTTCCGTGAAACCGGAACAGAACGGTACTTATGAACTGATATGTCGCTATCATTTCCAGGAAGGAATGGTTGGGAAAGTAATTGTTAAATAAAAAGCAGGTCCAATAATGAATGAGCACCCTAAAGGTTAGAGTGTATTCTGACTTTTGGGGGCACATCATTATAAGGCCTGCTTTCTTTTGTTTAAGGTAGTAAGAATAGGTTCACTTCTAATAAATGATAAATATAATGTTTGGTAAGGATATCATTTAACATGAGGTGGAAAGGTGAATGTTTTTTAAGCCTATTTCTGAAGAAGTGCATTTAACTCAACTAATATTCAACAAACGAAAAAAAACCATGAAGCTTATTTTGGGGGCACTTTTTGCCTGTATTGCTGCGATCCTGCAGGCTGCAGGTGGCCTTCTACCAGGTATAGGATTATTTTTTAGTCCATTCGCCACTGCACCTATTTTGTTATGTTCTATGTTATCCATTCCACTTGGACTAATGTCCTACTTTCTGACCATTATATTATTATTTATCCTGCAGCCAAGTGAATTAATTGTATTTCCATTTACAACAGGATTGTTAGGACTTGGCATAGGAGCATCATTTTACTTTTTTAGGAAGAGACTAAGCATTATTACTTCAGGTACAATTCTTTTAAGTTCCGGAATGATGATTCTTTTATATATTTTCCACTTTCCCGTTCTAGGCCCATCCGTCCCTGATTCCTTTTCTTTACTTACAACCGCAGGGATCATTTTGCTTGCTTTTCTTTATAGCTGGATGTGGGTTGAAATTGCTTTACACATGTTTAAAAGACTAAAAATGTTTATAAGTTAGTTTTTCCTCAAATCAACACATTATTGCCAGGTAGGTATAAGTCCAGGAACAGTCTTTGTTGATATATGATACAGGATATTTTTGATTTTTTAAAAGGTATACGGGAGTTAGCCTAGAAACTTATATGAGAGAAAATTGCGATATCAACTCATTCTATGTTCCGCACCTGGATAAACAAACAACCAAGGGAGCCTAATCGCTTCCTTGGTTTTATTTATGCTTAATTTAATTCTTAATATCCCTGTAAGATATGTTCCTGAATTTATGAATCACGGAATGATTTCAAAAACAGTACCTTGGTTAAAGTCAGTCACTTTCATCGAGCTATAAACCCCTAAATATAATCTTGTCTGGTCTAGATTCGCTCCCAGACTTACATAATAAGCAGATTCCGATCCGAAATTATAATCAGTTTCAATAACATTATAATCATTTAGTTTACAATCTGGCCTTACCCTCGTATAAGCTAAAACCCCTTTAACTGGAGTTCTCGATTCTTCCCTGCGGGCTAAGTCGGTAAATACAACACTTCCATTCAAAGCGGGGATCGCTTTCCCCATATATGGATGGACTCCTGTAAGGGCAGTTCCCTCGAACTTATCGGGCCGAGGGTCTCTATGATAATAATTAGTTAATGGCTGAATCCGCTTAACTGCTGTCTCAATTGCTTCACTGTAATAAACAACGGTTTTATCATCCAAATTCGAATTTGCAGAGCAGACATTCATAATCGAAGTAGGAAAAGCGCCCTCCCATCCTCGCCATCCAAAGTTAATAGAGATTTCCTGTGCGGGGCTAGAGTTCATTAAAAGCTCAGTAACCGGTATCGGTTTATAATGAATGAATGAAAAAATCGATTCAACTATATCCTGTCCGACAATTCCCGCATATTTAATATAATGATTATAATATCTTTGAAATGATATCCCTGGTATATTGCGTACTCCTTTGGCAATTACCGTAAGTATTTCCTGAATTGGTGCAGGCAGTTCATTAAAACGAGTAACTACGTGCTGATTATCGAAAGATGTATTTTTAGCTATATCGATTTCAATTATTTTACCGGCAATTTCCATATCGTCCTGACTCAAATTAAATGGATCATAGCCTAAACCGCCATCTCCTGTAGTTAAAACTAGCTTTCCTGTTTCAGGTGAAAAGTTTAAGCTATTGACACCATTATGATTAAAAAATGGCCTTCTTAAGTTGAGTAATGTACGTCGTTTTTTAGGCTGTCCATTCGCATGCAGAATCCATTCTTCTACTGTATCTATATGATCAAATTGAGTTTCTCTATTAACCCATTTTCGATTTATAGTTTTTGGATCACAAGGGTCAGGCATTGAAGTTTCAGGAAGGGCACCGGGGCCTTGTGTTCCAGCTACTGAATAATGAAGATAGAACAAACCGTTGTAATTAAACTGTGGATGAAATGCAAGGCCTAATAATCCCCGTTCATCATAGCCACCGCCTCGAACCCCCAATTTAATAACTTGCGAGCGGATATCTAAAAAAGTTTTAATAGCTCCGTTACCTATATAAAAGATTTCTCCAATTTGGGTTGCAATAAATAATCTTTCAATCGAGTCTCCCGGTAAAATGGCAGTTTTCAAAACAGTGGGTAAGTTTATTTTACTTACAATCGGTTGTAAATTCACCTTTACTCTTTCCATATAACTTTTCACCTCTTCTTATTGATTTTTTTATAAGAATATGGCTGGAAATTCTCTCTTAGTACCACAATAGGTCATAGAGTATGGCAAGGCCTTGCACCGTTATAGAACACAAGAACGATATGGGTAAGGGTATATGAGAAACTAATTAGGCATGTGTTTTACCTAAATCATTTGCGGTCTCCTTGCCTTATCCAACCGAGAAAACGTAGAAACAACTCAATAGCATTTCGCTCTTTTCGCAAAGCTGTAATGAATGCTATCATACAGCTT
The nucleotide sequence above comes from Mesobacillus jeotgali. Encoded proteins:
- a CDS encoding TRAP transporter permease, producing MEKYDPEAASRKLKGILGMVVFILLLTFSLFQLYTSIFGVLTAQLQRSIHLGFALALIFLLFPARKKNLSKNKVAWYDIVLALVAVAVGAYWPLMIDELVNRVGRLTPVDFYIGLAAILLVLEATRRTVGLPIMIIAALFMVYALYGPYMPGFLAHRGLDVDSLIQTMFFTTEGILGTPLGVSSTFIFLFLLFGSFLEKTGVGQYFNDLAVFIAGKRIGGPAKVAIFSSALQGTISGSSVANVVQSGAFTIPMMKKLGYGKEFSGAVEASASTGGQLMPPIMGAAAFLMVEFIGGGISYWDIAKAAAIPAVLYFTGIWIMTHFEAKRVGLRGLRDDEIPGKKEIISKLYLLVPIVAIMILMLSGMSVMRSAIWSIVITVVVSAIRKETRVGFKGIIAALVDGARSALGVVAATAAAGIIVGVVTKTGLGLKLANGLLDLAGGALIPTLIFTMIASLILGMGSPTTANYVITSTIAAPAIIMLGVPDLSAHLFVFYFGIIADITPPVALAAFAAAGVSGGEPLKTGIMSSKLAIAAFIIPYIFVLSPQMLMIDTTWYELIWVVFTALSGMILIGAGIIGHWLRGLFWYERVIAIIGGLLLIYPEKISDIIGLGSFVLIIALQLLIKRNNTPKPSTAS
- a CDS encoding WYL domain-containing protein; translated protein: MNFLLEKSLKESHPVEMIYFAANNQITQRRIIVKEIRGNYVKAFCFLRNDERLFKVDNILSVMPEKRQFLKTS
- a CDS encoding NUDIX hydrolase, whose translation is MMESEMLKIFNQQGSCLGTAPRFEVHKAGHWHETFHCWFTERINGEDFLYFQVRSSAKKDYSGLLDITAAGHILAHENPLDGLREVKEELGIDLAFEEPLGTIRDSLISPEFIDREICHVFLYKGHQPFEKFQLQKEEVSGIMVASMTDFEDLWFDKAREVMLKGFLVSEEGEKKPKEMLVSKKDFVPHEDEYIKRIIQKIRMT
- a CDS encoding cupredoxin domain-containing protein, with translation MSAKKWITGCIVFLAMFMVVATIGAEGGFAVSDVVTKPMENVKVIEVELNDDYFNPKVITIPNGTTTTLKLINKGKKEHTFTVEKLGIDIELQPGKEKNISVKPEQNGTYELICRYHFQEGMVGKVIVK
- a CDS encoding PQQ-dependent sugar dehydrogenase, whose translation is MERVKVNLQPIVSKINLPTVLKTAILPGDSIERLFIATQIGEIFYIGNGAIKTFLDIRSQVIKLGVRGGGYDERGLLGLAFHPQFNYNGLFYLHYSVAGTQGPGALPETSMPDPCDPKTINRKWVNRETQFDHIDTVEEWILHANGQPKKRRTLLNLRRPFFNHNGVNSLNFSPETGKLVLTTGDGGLGYDPFNLSQDDMEIAGKIIEIDIAKNTSFDNQHVVTRFNELPAPIQEILTVIAKGVRNIPGISFQRYYNHYIKYAGIVGQDIVESIFSFIHYKPIPVTELLMNSSPAQEISINFGWRGWEGAFPTSIMNVCSANSNLDDKTVVYYSEAIETAVKRIQPLTNYYHRDPRPDKFEGTALTGVHPYMGKAIPALNGSVVFTDLARREESRTPVKGVLAYTRVRPDCKLNDYNVIETDYNFGSESAYYVSLGANLDQTRLYLGVYSSMKVTDFNQGTVFEIIP